Proteins co-encoded in one Nicotiana sylvestris chromosome 7, ASM39365v2, whole genome shotgun sequence genomic window:
- the LOC138873642 gene encoding uncharacterized protein: MYFDGAAHCGGAGAGVVFVTPQGEFLSYSFTLTQLCSNNVDEYQALILGLKMAVDMKQFDVTIQHVPRKENKKADVLASLASSLPLPVTVCKKWVVPPPNEAEGEENELKHLVAIFEVEKEEWLHPIIDYLCYGILLENSRRRTKIRRRAPRFLYDKDTLYKRSFEGVLLRCLGEEKALQALQEAHYGVCGSHHSGPKL, encoded by the exons atgtactttgatggtgctgcgcaTTGTGGGGGAGCTGGGgctggcgtagtatttgtcactcccCAAGGTGAATTCTTGTcctactccttcaccttgacacaactctgttccaacaatgttgatgagtatcaagcattaatacttgggcttaaaatggccgttgatatgaagcaatt tgatgtgactattcagcatgtgccaaggaaagaaaataagaaggctgatgTTTTAGCTTCCCTAGCTTCATCATTACCCCTGCCTGTTACCGTCTGCAAAAAATGGGTAGTACCACCGccaaatgaggctgaaggtgaagaaaatgaactcaagcatcttgttgcTATTTTTGAAGTCGAGAAAGAAGAATGGCTACAtcccattatcgactacttatgctatgggatacttctAGAAAATTCGAGGAGAAGGACTAAAATCCGtcgtcgtgcacctcgcttcctttacgACAAGGATACTCTATACAAAAGGTcgttcgagggagtactcttgcgatgcttAGGAGAAGAAAAAgctctccaagctttgcaagaggcacattatggggtatgtgggtcacaccattCAGGACCAAAGCTCTaa